The region CGATGTTTCAGCTCAGGAACCCGCACACGCTGGCTCAGCTCTGAACTGGAGCACTGGAGAACAGTACGTATGAACAGCCCAATTCTTGCcctccttaaaaaaacccactgaaatAGCCCATTGGAAACCAATAGTTAGACATAGATCAAACTTGCATAATTTACAGCCCccgtttcactttttaattccttgcaccctgtgttttatttgtaataACTAAAAGGAAATTCAGAGTGTAACTGAAGCAGTTGTTCGGCATTGCTGTCCCCAGCGAGCTTGGAATAAACAGCAGGGTGCGCTTAGTTCATGCAGATCCTCCGCATTAATTCCATGTTGGCCATGAAggtctccagaggagaagaagaaacactTTATCTTCTGTGCTCTTGCTTGTGTGACTTGGCTaatacaggaaacaaaattgAGGGACGGAGGAGGAAACGTGGGTTGGCAGAACGAGCACGGCTGCGTAGGCTCGGCCAACACGAGGAGATGGAACCAGTTGTCTCTTGCTCATATAATGGGGTCACTTGGAGGCAAACCGGGTCTGAGAAGAGGGTTTGATGCCAGGATTTGACCCTTTTGGAAGGACTCTGCTGCCTTTTGGGTTTTATACCTATAGCGACTGTATGAGAAGCTTTCTGGGGGCAGGCTCTAATGATACCGTAGAGGATCGCTTGGTTCAGCTGTGTGACTATAAAGAGTAATTCATGGCAATCAAAGTAGGGtcgctgtctgtctgtctgtgtgttcCAGAGTGGGAAAAGCCTCCTTGCTGCTCGAGTGTCTCACTGCTGAGTCCCAACCCGGCGCTGGAATTTAAATCACAGCTTTTGTTTCAAGCTCACGTTCTTGATCTTTCTTTTGCAGGCACCCGAAGCAGAGATCCGCTGGGCCGACTGCTTCTGCCGACCCCAAAGAAGGTAATAAGCCAAGCTTTGGTACAGACTGATGCTGTTGGTGTGACTGTTACCTTTGGCCTTTCCTAACCGCATCCCTGCATGTTTGGGCGATGTCTCTATATCGACGGAGCCAAAATCTGCTCTCCCAAAATTCTGGGTTGTCATTCTGCTGCTCCCCTTGTTTACTTCTCTCACATTTCAGTAGCTACccaaatgctaaaaaaaacaaTCCCAGGCTTCTCCAGCGATGATCTCGCTGTTCCCGTTTCTAGCAGCTCGAGTTGGAAACTCTTCCTTCGTGTCGAGGGTTTCggttgcagggtgacaataaaaccctggcaggtgtattgttaacctcctctccccccttcccactcaggacaggcgattgggagggaaagaaggacagagagaagagagttggaaaagtttaaaatgttttactaatgctaccaataagaatagagaaaataatacaaaatacacaaaaccaatcttgaaagtctcagcaactgcagagccggcacttgaagtcctggactggactctgcagccaaccggagctggattcagtctgtcactaggcctcgggacgactcgcaaggtcctctcctaatgtcagccatagggaaaagaaggaaaagggacaagatccttgtgatctcccacttttatatgaagtattcacttgaatgggatgttatacacagttggtcagtctcttggtcacctgtttctcgttgcccctccatccatgcttatcaataacctcgcattccattgctatgatTACCAAAGCacgtatctggttctccaggaaaatgcagctgacaggcaaaatccactaaaagagaaacttgttctttagcaaaaccaggacccTTCGCCTCTGGCCACGCTTCCCAAGCCACCCCGAACACCTCGCTGGGCGCGGCGACGCCGGCGGCGCCGTTCCGAGTGCAGCCCTCGCCCACCGTTCACACCAAGGAAGCGCTGGGTAAGCGCCCCCGCACGCCGAGCCCCCCCAGTCCTTCACACGCACTGGAAACTGTAGGCATCGCCTCTCAAAGTCCTCCAAGGGCAATGGCAATGGGAGTTCTGATGTGCAGTGATAATATCCTGGTGCTGTTTAATCCCTTTTGTACTCTCCTGCCATGTTCTGTTCCTTTGATAGTAAGTCTAACATGTAGCAACCTgccactatatatatatatatataaatataatctataaaaagaaaaaacaatcttgCAGTATTTACTAGTTTTCCAAATATCTCTGAAGATAAAGCAGAATTACTGCTTTAGGAAAACTTGAAATCTCATCTTAGagagaataaaacaaaccaaaggcCATGGCGCCAACAACGATACATTGGCCAGGTTGGATCTTCTGCGTTTATTCCGTTGTCTGGGGTATTTAAATGCAATACGAAGGCATAATTGGTTATTGGCATTTGAAGAATTATGAGAATATTATAACTAATTGACATTTAGTTTGACTGCTATGTAATGGCAGAgcctctgaaaataaaataaataaaacccgtaggatttatttctttcctttttcgtAGGATTTCTCATGGATATGTTTCAAATACCCATCTTGCCCGAATCATCTCCTCTTGAAGAAAGCGAGGAGCAATTTGAAGTCTTTTGCAGAAAAGGTGGTACATGATAtcctttttatttcccatttacCTGTCCCAGCAGTTCCGCTAATTCGGAGATGAGGAGTTGTTGGAGTAGGCGtgaaaaagcagcttctttCCTGATAATTTACTGACAAGTTCTAAATGTTGATGAGAAAGGCAGAAGCGCTTTACTGTTAACAAGCCTATAAATGTGCGTGTTGAACCTCTTGCCTCTCTGTAGGGACTTCTCTGGTGTTTAAACCCTgactttacattttattttgaagatcCCGATGGAAGCCTGGAAAGCAATGTCTTTGCCCCTGTTGTGCCCGCATTTTCCATCTTTGAAGACGAGAATGAGAAAGAGAATGGCGGGTAAGGAGGGAAAAAGCAACAGCTTGTTCCtttgagctgctgcagcttctctgggtaTCTGCAAATCTTTAAAAGAAGAATTGTAAAACAAAACGACGAGTCATTGTTAGGATCGTGTGCCTGGGAAGGTTTCTGGGGAAGAGCTGTTCTGAAGTACCTGTGTTGTCAGGATCCCGCAGCataaaaacaaggcagaagAGCCCAGAGCTATTGGAGAACGTCCCTGGCCTGACTGCACAGCAAGTACAGAAGTGAGTGTTTGGTCCTGTTGCAGAAAGAAGCCTTGAAAACGGGGGCTGTAGTTACCGGGGTATCTCTTTGGGGGAGGAAAGACAGGTTCTAATAACCACCTGACAGTTTTCATAGCCAGGGAGATGCACAAAACTTCGTTCTGCTTGGATGTAAGTAATGACTAATGAGAGGGGCTATTTCACGCCGCTATGGCAATTTTTTAGTCTATTATTATTGCCAACATTCCAGTCTGATACACAACTGTGTAAACCTGCAATTTAGGTTAGATTgccattcctttcttttcctaataTTGTAACTTCACACGTGCAGACTCAAGGTGATGGAAACTGCCCGCGGAGGCTGCTGGTAGGATACAGCACAGCTCTGTAGGGACAGTTTTGATGGCTTGGttttaaatctttctgtttttttccctgcctaGGTAGAAACAGGGGCACCGGACTTCTGGAGGGACGATTATACAGTGTGGAACGCGCGAAGTAACGAGACGTTGGCTCCCAGCACGACCAACACCAGAGACTTTGCACGAGCTGCCCAGCTTGCATCAACGCCGCTTACTTACCTGGCGGCACATCCGCGGCAAGCTTTGGAGGACAAAGGTAAAGCAATGAATATTTTGGGTCTAATTTGGAGCTGCGTAACTCCATTTAATTAGTGGAGTAAGAGAAAGCGGGGAGGGACGAGAGAGGCTTTGGCTGTGCTGTCGGTCCTCTGTTCTGAATGGTTCCAAGGGGTTGTAAATAGTCAAAAACTTGACTGAAATCTCAGCGCCACCTTCATCTGGGGGCACCTTTCTGCTTGTCCATGCCTCTAGCCCGGAATATACGCCCTAACTAAACCAAGCTGTTGTCTTACCTATTTTAAAATGGGCTTGTTCAGTTCTAGCTCTTGTGATACCTTATACCTTGTGATACCTTAGCAACTTCCACAGCTGCAGCGCGACTGAACCTTCTAGTCTCAGTAAGAACACTCTAAACGTGCTTtcctttggggaaaacaaaccttTGCTCTTGTCGCTGTTCCCTTTGCGCAGCCCGTGGGGATGACTTGCCGCAGGTGGATCTGGCGTTCCCTGAAGAGCTGCACAATCAGACCAGAGCGAAGAAGCCACGGTACGTTGTGACTTGCTGAGATTTCCAAGCCCTGAGATTTCCCAAACAGGCacggctgctctgctgctcttcaTTTACATTTCCACTAAGCTGGAGCTGAGGTGCTGGGGTCAGACTGATGCTGCTCAGCACGTCTTGGCACTTTGAGGGGATAAATGGACCTGGGTATGGTGATAATACCCTGGAAATTCTCCTACGGTTTAAGTTTTCTGaacatatttaaattaaaagtcTCAATGGCTGTGTGTGTAAAACTACTGCTTGCTTTGCAATCTTGGCTGAACTTGATGGCCAATTAGCTTGAAAGGTATTAGACTATGGATAGCATGATATGAACAAGTCTTACTTCTTAGGAAATATCCATTTGATTCATCTCAATATTGGTTGTGGCTGAAGTGCAGACATCTGGCATGTTTTTACTTACTGAAGATGCGAAAGTACCGTGGCAGTACCGTCAATtagtaatattttgttttaaatacgtAGTCCTGCCCTTGAACACATCACAGAACAAGGAAGCGGCATCCAAGGAGTTGCTACGGCTGCTTCTCAAAGGTTACAAGAGCAGGCTGCCACCAGCAGGACGGAATATTCCTCGTCTGTTGGAGCGGACAAAACCGTCGCACCTACAGGTACCAATGTTGACGCTCTTTGAAGTATAAGCTTGTGTTACCTTTTTGAAATGACCCTTTTAATCTAGCTTAActatttctcttccttccctgaAGTCCTCGTGGAGAACCCTTGGGATAAAGACTTGATTCGCAAATTCTTATCAGAGCTTCCTAAACCGCTCCACACCTCCGCCAACTACTTTGAATGGAAATCTCCTCTGCCGCCCATCAGACCGAGGGCGGAACTCCCCCTGGGTAAGAGCCACTTCAAACATTGTGCTTTAAAGCTTTTCCCGAAGCTTTTCTGGGGACGTCTGGAGTATTTTTCTGATTCGGTTTCCTTGCGGGTGTATCCAAACCTCAGATCCGTGTGGCGGTGTCACTCGTGTGGGGTCTGCGAGCAGGACTTAACGTTGTTAATCTCTCAAAGGCTCCAGCTCGTTCCACGTGGACTGCCTGCTGGGACAGGGAGCTTTTGCTCAAGTCTACCAGGCTTCCCTTCTGGATGCGAGGAACCCGAGAAACAACCAGAAAGTCATATTCAAGGTAAGTGCTGGTGATCCCAGAGCGCTCTGCTGGAGAATTCGTGGCTCTTGTAGTAATGACCCAAACCCTGGGTGGACTCTGCTGAGGTTTTtctatttataaatatgaagcTGAGCACATTTTTTTGAGCATCAGATATAACGGTGGGGAAGGAATCAGAAGGGTTTACCCATTTTCGAGCTCATAAGCCTTCTCTCTTATACAAAGTGTCTGTTGCCAGCAGAAACATCAATGCTGCAGAAAGTCTGATGCTTTCAAATAACACAAGAGAGCGTGTAAGCCAGAAGGGGATTGTGGCGTGTAATTGATTAATCATTGAGTGTATTGACCTGAGTTTAATTACTGTAGATATCAGTATTTTATTTAGTCAAGAGGAAAAATGCCTAATCTGCCattaaaaaacaacccaaaaaactGTAATGCTAATATCTTCTCCTAGTAAATGAAGTTTTTGGCTGCAGGTGCAGAAGCCTGCCAGCCCGTGGGAGTTCTACATCGCGACACAGCTGGTGGAACGGCTCAGTCCCAGCACTCGCCACCTCTACATCCACTTTTACTCTGCTCATTTCTTTCAAAACGGGAGCATTTTGGTGGGCGAGCTCTACAACTACGGAACGTTGCTGGTAGGTGCGATCGGCTCCTGCTCCAAAGATCTATATTCTTTGGAGTGCTGTTATATGTCAGAtgtctcctctcccctctgGAATTCCCCAGGGGATGTATCCTGTGCTGATCCGCAATCCATGTCGTGTTGTTTCTGCGTAGCTGAGGGTTTTCcctgcctttgttttctttacagaatGCCATAAACATTTACAAAAAGCTTCCTGAGAAGGTGATGCCTCAAGCACTTGTCATCTATTTTGCTGTAAAAATTCTTTATATGGTGGAAGAGCTCCACAGCTGCAAGATAATTCACGGTGACATTAAACCCGATAATTTCATACTTGGAGAAAGGCAAGTATTTCCCTTTGCTGCCTGAACTGCCAGCCTATCATATCACAGATGTGACGCTTACATGGTCGCTTCATGTCGTCATGGTTGAAGGTTTCTGGACAACGATACGTGTGACATCGATGGTCTCTCTCACGGCTTGACGCTCATCGACTTGGGGCAGAGCATAGACATGAAACTTTTTCCCGAAGGGACGGCGTTTACTGCCAAGTGTGAGACCTCTGGGTTCCAGTGTATCGAGATGCTGACTCAGAAACCCTGGAACTACCAGGTACGAGTGCGCCCAGCCAGCCTGAACGCCTGGAGCACGTATACAAATGGtagactttagcagcagagcTTCACATTCAGCTTGTTGACTCCTCAGCGTGTTTTTCGGTGTCTCGACGCATTTCTCATATGAAACTCATGTATCCTTTGTTTAGACAGACTACTTTGGCATCGCAGCGACGGTGTACTGCATGCTCTTCGGCACCTACATGCAAGTGAAGAATGACAATGGTGTCTGGAAGCCCGAGGGAACCTTCAGAAGGTTGGTGTCCACTCTTTTCCAAaccttcacagaatcccagaatgtctgGGATTGGgggggacctggaaagctcatccagtgcaaccccccatggagcaggaacacccagatgaggttacacaggaaggtgtccaggcgggttggaatgtctgcacagaaggagactccacaaccccctgggcagcctgggccaggctctgccaccctcacccccaacaagtttcttctcaaatctaagtggaaccttttgtttgtgttccagtttgtacccattaccccttgtcctatcactggttgtcactgagaagagcctggctccatcctcctgacactctttatatatctgtaaacatgaatgaggtcacccttgTCTAGAAGCATCGTTAGCACCATGTTTGTTAGAGGTCACCCTGGTTCATTAAGCAGCGTGCCACAGCCGCGTCTGCAGCCGCTCCAGCCTGTAACGGAGCAGGGAGCTCGTAAACATGAGATACAGTATTTTAACAGCTTGAATTTAGATTGTTTTGGCTGCGTTTTTGTTCCTCGCAGGCTTCCCAACGCCGAGCTGTGGAAGCAGTTCTTCGAGAGGCTGCTGAACATCCCCAGCTGCCGCAGCCTGCCCTCCTTGGGCGCCCTGCGCAAGGAGCTCAAGGACCTGTTCTGCAAGTCCTACGCCAAGGAGGTGAAGTTCTTTCGGAACAGGCTCGTCGTGCTGCTCATCGAAAACAAGCGCTCACGGAAATGAGCGCAGTTTGCACGCTTGCTGCTGTGAAATCTTTTTGTAATAACTTCATTTCTAAATAAACGTTCTTGGGGTGCACTTTGGGAATGATGACGTgtgtttttccctgtttttgtgggaaaaacaaaaatgacagTGAAATGAGTTGTTAATTTAGCTTGTCCAGTTTGGGTGGCATTGCctctcctgctctttctcacaggAGCTGGGAGAGTTCTCAGGTGAGATGTAGATGAGACCGGCCTGCAGTCACACTTGCTGCTTTTGTGAAATTCACAACACAATTATTAAAGACGGGCTGGAAACCAAGGGGCAAATCTCTCTCCTTTACTAGAATCAAAAgggttgttttctgtttgttatgagctttcattttcctttactGTGGCAAAATATTGTGGCAACCCTCTGGGGAAAGTGCCAGCAGAGCATTCCTTTAAAAGTGCCTCTATTcctttttaatctatttttacatttcttaatTACAGTGGCCAAATCCTTGTTGCCTACGCAAGTCCCTCACTCGAGtttgcaggagctgggctggacGTTCTAGCTCTTTAGTCATTTTTGTTTCAGCAGCCGAGCCTGGGGACAGGTCAGGGCATTAATCTCGTTTCTGGATCCATCCACAGGAGGGAGACAAACAACAGCCTTTCCTAAACCTCTGCCTCGCTTGATTTCAGCGCTATTTTTCCTCTGGCTAATTCCTCTCTGTTTCCCCTTTATTGCAGCCTGATTTGGTCTCCatagcatatatatatatgtatatatatatttcttcatCTCATAATGTGGCGTCATACAAAAAAGCACTTTATGGAGCGGCGTATGACACATTATGCACACACTGAAATTTTTACCTGTGTCTTTGCCCCTAATTAATGTCGATTTCCCTCTGCCCCACCTGGGGTAGTGGTTTTTTTGGCAGCAGCGGTACAGATGTGTCCCCGCCAGCTGTGCCGCCAGCCGGGCAGGACTCTAAATGTCAGCAGAGGAGCCGGCGTGGGTGTAGGAGTTTCACATTTTTGCTTGTGATCGCCTTGATTTTATCATTCTGGGCTGGTAGTTTTGTTATGAATTATTGTAGCTGGTGGGGATGGCTACAGGGATGCGGGCGCGGGGTTGGGTTCGGGCTGCTCACACcctgttatttttcattaaatggcCTTAAAAATAAGCCCCTTTGCCAGGGACCCACTCCTGCTGCCCCACGCACAAGCATCCCgagggggagcaggagggatgaGGGTAAAACCATCCAGGGGTGCGATGGCCGCGGGAACAAATCCACCAAGAGACAACTCCTATTTTCTAACCGATTTTAATCCCAGATGCTAAAAAAGAGCttcaagaaaggagaaacaaaaaaaagcccaacccaAGAAGCAAAGCCCCAGCTGGCGACGCTGATATTTCCTCCGCGGCGGGCGCCGAATCCACGCTGATGAAGATCTCGAGGTATCCCCAGAGTCGCCCTTTAGAGATAACTCATCTCGGGGCCCCCGCCGCCCACGCGGAGAGGAGAGATTTCCTGGCGCGTGGGCGGCTCGCCTGCTCCTCTGCACTAAGCCCGGCTTTGCTCGCTGTTCGCCCTTCACCTCGGCAGCCGGGCTCTGGGCTTTGCTCTGCCGGTGACAACCCGTCCGACACGTGTCCCATGGCACAGCCCTTGCTGCCGCCAACGTCTCCCAAACAACGCCAAACTTctgatttttactttcttaagGCGCTAAAAACAATAAGTGGAGGTTGCTGAAAGTTGCAGACACCTCGCTAATTACTTAGACGCACGCTAACGACACAGCGGTCCTGGTTCCAGTGGTGGTGAGGGATTCATGTCACCTATTAGGGACAATAACTTCACCCCGTTTGAAATGCCCATTAACCGGGTAACAAATTAACTGGGACCAGCAGCGAATTGAAGTGATGGCTCCAGGGATGCCCCAGGGGCCACTCAGGTCACGAGGGGACAGTTCTCAGCCACTGCTGAGGGACCGTCCCTTGGTCCatcaccatgtccccatcatCATGTCCGCATCACCACGTCCTCATCgccatgtccccatcaccacTGCAGAGGACTGAAGAACAGTGACATTCTGTGTAGAGATGGTTTAGACTTGACAATACAGGTCCCTTCCTACTCAAGATATTCTATGAATTTGTGATACATATATGTAGATATgttattaaaaggaaacaaccttatttatatatatagaaCCTTTGCATGTTCGCCGTAGGCACTAGGGACACGGAGCAAGCTGCTGGAGGAGTCACGgctctgttttggtttgggtttcttATAAAATCAGTGGCTCAATGCTCCCCTGGGATGCAGAGAACCCGGCTCTGGTCCCTGCCCAGCATGAGGGATGTGGACCCAAGGGACGGGGAAGGTGATGCCTGATCCCTCCAGCACAGTCACCCCTCATCtgggcagggctttggggttttttgggcgCTGACGATGTCACCTGCAGGTGCACGTCCCACGGCTGCTCTCACCACATCTGTGCACAGCTGCCAGCGCCGGCTGCCATAACCCACGTGTGCCCCCGGCTTGTCCCGCTCTGCTGGGCAGCCTGGCCACCCCTGACCCCTTCCTCCCATCCCCGGCCAGGaaaacctcctcttcctcctctgtccTTCCCCGGTGGCACCTCGGGGGTGCCtgggggctgcggctgctcccGGCGCTCGCTGTGCAGCCCGCGCGGTGAGCGCGGTGGTAAAGGTCAGGCTCCAAGCGCGGCTCACAGCAAGATTTAAGGCATGTGGCTTCAACTTGATTTTATCAGCCAGTGCTGAGTGAAATAACATTTATCACAATGGCTCGGAGGAGAAGAAGAAgttgtcacttttttttccgTTGGTGTGTTGTATAATTGAAAAAGGGTTTAGTGAGAAGCTGCATTGTCGGGGGGGTGTTTTGGGCGGGATTTTTTCCTGCGATACGGGGTGTTTTCAGCtcgctggggctgtgctggcagcaactcccttcctccatccctcctcctGCACCCTTCCCAGGGGAGGGACTCTTTGTTGGGACAGAGTGGGGGGGCTGGCTGGGGGATACAGCCGTCGCTGGGGGACTGGGATGCCACGGGGGCACGgggtccccacatccccattaTCCACCCCTCTCCACCCCCCATATAATTCTTTCTCCCTTCTAATTTCCACCTGGGTGATGAGAAGGTGCCCTACGGCTGGTGGCATCTCTGCAACACAGATGCTGACAGGTCCCCATGGAGCTTTGCTAATTGGCTGTTAGCGCTTGCTGGTGCAGCAGGATGAGGGCTGCGATGTggcatccccatcccagtgtcccagaggggctgggggtggaTGCTGCAATGTGGCATCGCCGACCCAGTGTCCCCGAGGGGCTGGGGGTGGATGCTACGATGTGGCATCCCCGACCCGGTGTCCCTAAGGGGCTGGGGATGGATGCTGCGATGTGGCATTGCCTacctggtgtccccaaggggctgGGGATGGATGCTGCAATGTGACATCCCTGACCCGGTGTCCCCGAGGGGCTGGGAATGGATGCTGCAATGTGGCATCCCTGACCCGGTGTCCCTGAGGGGCTGGGGATGGATGCTGCGATGTGGCATCCCCGACCCGGTGTCCCCGAGGGGCTGGATGCTGCTGCGGGGACCAAAGTGACAGCAGTGAGAGGAGGGTTTGCTACCTCCCCTCCTCTGCATCCGTGTCCACTGACAAGCACTGTGCCAAAAATTAGGTGACCTTTGGGATGTGGCTTTGCTGCAAATACCTCTGAGATGGTTCACAACAATAGGAACGAGGATGAAGTCGAAACAGATTTGTTCCAGGAGGCTGGTGCTGTGATTCATGGGGGAAAAATGCCCTCGAAGAAAGGTGGGGGGAAGCCAACAGCCCTCCAAAAAATCATGGGCACACGT is a window of Columba livia isolate bColLiv1 breed racing homer chromosome 3, bColLiv1.pat.W.v2, whole genome shotgun sequence DNA encoding:
- the BUB1 gene encoding mitotic checkpoint serine/threonine-protein kinase BUB1 isoform X1; translation: MGRRCACVANLNRRRLGRPGMELEGIVRSYEMQIQNYQGPDPLDPWDRYVRWVEGCLSPEEKQIRLPGLLEQLVKVFLSDQRYHQDPRFVNCCVKLAEFIAPPGQYFSYLYGQGIGAKTSDLYVAWAQHLASEGNVQAAGAVLQKGLHNQAQPRETLEQLCCWLQNAGPRNSPLQGGAVIKPLQTSHAANQMPPQKDVSNLNDPGCASKNQGPDCAATQSCSGGKEEVLYVTYISKSEVLPKPSSTAVECEQIAMYDKNLLVCEGFELSFEELRAKRYFQKHERLKKWREWGEEERESTRKKESALLELQALQQKLDQLTKSLEETGLKPATEPKRTAAHPQAAPGAALQHSWMAPCRSQDVQDARALVPDVLQSSASASAALVLPPGRPAGQRLRSTPLREPPCGTGAAKTQPELGELRNSELHPPVDVSAQEPAHAGSALNWSTGEQHPKQRSAGPTASADPKEAKPGPFASGHASQATPNTSLGAATPAAPFRVQPSPTVHTKEALGFLMDMFQIPILPESSPLEESEEQFEVFCRKDPDGSLESNVFAPVVPAFSIFEDENEKENGGIPQHKNKAEEPRAIGERPWPDCTASTEVETGAPDFWRDDYTVWNARSNETLAPSTTNTRDFARAAQLASTPLTYLAAHPRQALEDKARGDDLPQVDLAFPEELHNQTRAKKPRPALEHITEQGSGIQGVATAASQRLQEQAATSRTEYSSSVGADKTVAPTVLVENPWDKDLIRKFLSELPKPLHTSANYFEWKSPLPPIRPRAELPLGSSSFHVDCLLGQGAFAQVYQASLLDARNPRNNQKVIFKVQKPASPWEFYIATQLVERLSPSTRHLYIHFYSAHFFQNGSILVGELYNYGTLLNAINIYKKLPEKVMPQALVIYFAVKILYMVEELHSCKIIHGDIKPDNFILGERFLDNDTCDIDGLSHGLTLIDLGQSIDMKLFPEGTAFTAKCETSGFQCIEMLTQKPWNYQTDYFGIAATVYCMLFGTYMQVKNDNGVWKPEGTFRRLPNAELWKQFFERLLNIPSCRSLPSLGALRKELKDLFCKSYAKEVKFFRNRLVVLLIENKRSRK
- the BUB1 gene encoding mitotic checkpoint serine/threonine-protein kinase BUB1 isoform X2, with amino-acid sequence MELEGIVRSYEMQIQNYQGPDPLDPWDRYVRWVEGCLSPEEKQIRLPGLLEQLVKVFLSDQRYHQDPRFVNCCVKLAEFIAPPGQYFSYLYGQGIGAKTSDLYVAWAQHLASEGNVQAAGAVLQKGLHNQAQPRETLEQLCCWLQNAGPRNSPLQGGAVIKPLQTSHAANQMPPQKDVSNLNDPGCASKNQGPDCAATQSCSGGKEEVLYVTYISKSEVLPKPSSTAVECEQIAMYDKNLLVCEGFELSFEELRAKRYFQKHERLKKWREWGEEERESTRKKESALLELQALQQKLDQLTKSLEETGLKPATEPKRTAAHPQAAPGAALQHSWMAPCRSQDVQDARALVPDVLQSSASASAALVLPPGRPAGQRLRSTPLREPPCGTGAAKTQPELGELRNSELHPPVDVSAQEPAHAGSALNWSTGEQHPKQRSAGPTASADPKEAKPGPFASGHASQATPNTSLGAATPAAPFRVQPSPTVHTKEALGFLMDMFQIPILPESSPLEESEEQFEVFCRKDPDGSLESNVFAPVVPAFSIFEDENEKENGGIPQHKNKAEEPRAIGERPWPDCTASTEVETGAPDFWRDDYTVWNARSNETLAPSTTNTRDFARAAQLASTPLTYLAAHPRQALEDKARGDDLPQVDLAFPEELHNQTRAKKPRPALEHITEQGSGIQGVATAASQRLQEQAATSRTEYSSSVGADKTVAPTEVLVENPWDKDLIRKFLSELPKPLHTSANYFEWKSPLPPIRPRAELPLGSSSFHVDCLLGQGAFAQVYQASLLDARNPRNNQKVIFKVQKPASPWEFYIATQLVERLSPSTRHLYIHFYSAHFFQNGSILVGELYNYGTLLNAINIYKKLPEKVMPQALVIYFAVKILYMVEELHSCKIIHGDIKPDNFILGERFLDNDTCDIDGLSHGLTLIDLGQSIDMKLFPEGTAFTAKCETSGFQCIEMLTQKPWNYQTDYFGIAATVYCMLFGTYMQVKNDNGVWKPEGTFRRLPNAELWKQFFERLLNIPSCRSLPSLGALRKELKDLFCKSYAKEVKFFRNRLVVLLIENKRSRK